The Pyrus communis chromosome 12, drPyrComm1.1, whole genome shotgun sequence genomic sequence AATACTAATGTGAAATAATATTACTGATTGTACCACAAAAATCTGCCCTTTTCACAGcacaatttctttttctttttttttaaatttcagtttttctcttttaaccAAACCTGGGTTGTTATATAATCAACATATCAAACCTATCCCAAACCAAATTAGGGACTGATTGTTCCTGCAGGCTGCAGTGTGTTAGAGACGTTATAAATCTCCACAATGAACATATGTATGTGGAGTTCAGTTCCCTCACCAGTACTGGTTATTCATTCTTATCCCCAGCCGAAGGCTAGCTAACGTGGCACCTATCTCTTCTTAGAGCACACAGGTGTCGAAAGCGAACTCGATCCCACCATTTCATCAGTTGCCTAGATTTCAAGCCATCATGGTCGAACTGACAATTACATTATGCTGCGTTTGTTGGATATGATTTATGTATCATGTATGGATGATAAACTAGCAGGACAGTATGTTTAATATGTGTCGAACCTGTCACTCTTCTTCCCTCGTGATATCAAATCGATCAATACCAATCTTTCATAATAAGTTTGATTACATCTATGGAAATCCAATTTATAGGGCTCAGTGGCCGGCACAATTTGAGTTTTAGAGAATTAAGACTCAAGTTGAGTTTTAAGAGATTAAGTGAGACTCGAGTTAAGTTTAAGCTTTTACAATGAAAACCATAAATGCTACAATAGCAAAGTTTGGATATGGCATGggcaattttttgtttgtttgttttaatttatggTTTTGTACAACTTTGGTAGCATTCCAGCCCATAACAAGATTGGGTTTGCACAGAAGTTTAATGAAATTTCGTCCTGGCTTGGCTCCAACTGTAAACTTGTCTTGATAGCAATTTTTCAGCtaaatattgacaaaaaaaattttcttcttattaCGAAATTATCGCACACAAGTAGTAAATGTAGATGTGTACATGTTACCTTCCTATTTTTGTGCACTTTTGCGTGTGAAACATACTCAAGGAACCAAAGTCAATCAACTTGCTGCTAATCAACGATTGTGGGTGGTGACACAATAAGGTGGATGAAATTTGCGAAAAAATGGTTGGTTTAGTGGGTAATACCTTCGAATTTATCTCTTGATTCGTAGTTTGGAGTTCTCATAGCCTACTCGTTAGTGCTAAAGCTGCTCCTTAGCGCATATAGCCGTTCGTTAGTGCTTAACCTACTCTTTAGTTAGCGCACATAGCACGCAGTGAGACTTAGCTTATGCATGGACATAAGTCCAATGAGAATAATGACTTGATCATGACTTATGGgtgaaaaattaacaagagcTTTAATTCTCTCTTAAGTCTTAAGTTCTTAACTAGAAAaagatatttttgtatttatcacATGAGAGATTGTAATATTACTGTTTTTATGACTCAGATTCGTTTACCAATAGAAGTAAAAACCTAGATATCTAAATTTAGCAAATGGTTCCGCAGTAAATTCATCATTTGGAAAGAATCGCATTCACATAGTGGTTTAGGGTGAGAGTGAGAGATGGGAGCCACAAGAGAGTTGAAAGAAACCTAAGAGGAGGGGCGGGTGGGGGGACCAAAAACAAGTTTCTACATAAACGAACAAAATAGtctctctcattttttctcCCACAACACACCTGCTACACAAGCAATTGTGGCCTTCCCTAACTCTAGTTTGGCCCACATGGATCCCTCAGTTTGACTTGCAACCAATAAGAATTCAGAGAAAAAGATCAAGTTGAGAGGCTTAGCCAATGAGCAGTGAGATACGACCTCCCTGTGGGTCCCAAGAAGCTTTAGCAACATCCCCTCCTCTCTTCCTAATGTAACAAAGCAAAGCAAAGCAAACCACCAAAACAACTGCATGGCAACGAAGGTAAGAGTAAAAGCGCTGCAGTGGGTCTTCCTTTCACTCTCACACTCTTCTCCCACACCCCACACTATAATTATTGAACCATTTGGGCCTCTAAATAAATATGTGAAGCCACCTCAATATTCCTTGTTCATGAGTTGTGACTACTTACAACAAAAGCACTTTGTTCACCTCAACATTACTCTTCCTGAATTCAGTTGTGACTTATAACAAAAGCAATTGTTCATCGGTTTGATTCTTGCTAGATTTTATCAAACATTTTGCTGTTTGCTGCTGCAGTATGATCACGGATAAGAAAGCTGCAAATGCAATGGGAGGCAACACGGCTCGAGCTTGCGATAGCTGTTTGGTGAAACGGGCACGATGGTTTTGTGCTGCTGATGATGCTTTTCTTTGCCAAAGATGTGATGCCTCGGTGCACTCGGCGAACCAGTTAGCAAGCAGACACCAGAGGGTTCGGCTCCAAGGTTCATCTGTCAAGGCCAATGCGTCGGTGCAGCTGATTGTGGAGCAAGCTGCACCGGCTTGGCACAAGGGGTTCAAGCGCAAGGCACGAACCCCTCGCCACAACAAGAAGCCTGGATTCGCAGCCAAAGATGAGCAAGAGAAAGTAGGGCTACACCCTCCTCTACCTTTTGTTCCGGAAATCGGGTGCCAAGAAGCAAATTTGATGGAGGATGAGGAAAATGAAGATTTAGAGCGGCTTCTTTATAGGGTTCCAATTTATGACCCTTTTGCGGCCGAGCTTTGCAATATTTCGTCAAGTGATCAGGTTGGGAACAATACTGGTGCTATTGATCTCGATGACGAAGAGATTGAGATCAGAAATACGGGAAATGACTTGGACAATTTGGGAGGGTTTCTACGGTCGGAAATGGAGCTGGCGGAGTTTGCTGCTGATGTGGAGAACCTGCTTGGAGGGGGACTAGATGAGGATTGTAGTGACATCAAAGGAGTCCTGGGGCTATTGGACGAGGGTAAAGAAGTGAAGGTTGAAGAGGAAGTTGAAGGGATAGAATTTAATCCTTCGATCTTGGATTGGAACTTGTATTACGATCAGTCATCAGCTGTACCGGTACTAATGGGAAGTGAGGAGGACAAGGAGGAAGAGGGGAAGGTAGTCCTGTTCATGGGGGCTCAGAGTAGTGATGAGATTGGATTCATGGAGAACAAGCAAATATTGATGAAGAGGAAGAACATATGTTTGAAGCTAGATTATGAGGCAGTCATCACTGCCTGGGCAAGCCAAGGCTCTCCATGGACGACCGGAACTCGACCGGAGCTCAACCCTGACGAAGGCTGGCTAGACTGCATGGTAACAatactactctctctctctctctctctctctccattttctggTCCTACTGATCTACTAGACTACTGGACAACAAAAGCATACTCATTCATTCGAATCACTCAGGTGTACTCTTCTGCATGTGATTACTGTCTACTGAAAagagtaaaaacaaaaattatgattacatatatataattacatcAAATCCGCTATACATTTTTAATTAACTCTGTAAGGATGATTGCCTATATAATTAAAATCTATCTATCTAACTTGTGTTACTTAAGTAAGTCTATTAAGCTGGCACAATTTTTACAAAAcctaattaggttttttttctttcgatcAAACCTAATTAGGGTTATGTATTAAATGGTTATTGCAGGGTATGTGGCCTACAGAAATTCATCAAGCACATGGAGATTCAGCAGGATGTGTAAGTGGAAGGGGAGATGACCCGCGAAGAGAAGCAAGAGTTTCTAGGTACAGAGAGAAGCGAAGGACACGATTGTTTTCGAAGAAGATAAGATACGAAGTTAGGAAGCTGAACGCGGAGAAGCGGCCTAGAATGAAAGGTCGATTCGTTAAGAGGACAACGTCCAGCTTTGGTGGGGTGGGAAGTAGTAGTAGTAATGCTCCTGCGGCTGCATTTCCCTACCTCATGATCAATAAATAACCGTACGTAGCTGTAGCTCTCGTATTGATTTTCATGAACATCCCAATTTTGCTTGTTTAATTTCATGGCAAAATTGGACTGACATTGATGTATATGCAATGTGCCATACATATAGCCTGCATTTTTACGATAAATGAAGTAACTTGGTAGCTTATAACTAACACAGTTAGTCCATCTCTCTCActaccaatgtattaaaaggcaAAGGTGTAGGTGAGGCGTCCCATGGATAGCCCCACCTAGGTGTGAGATGTGAGGGAAAGCCTCATGGTGCCCAATGGCGTAGCCACACCAAAGGCTACGGTGGGCTGTAGGCCAAGAAGAGTTTATGGCATACGTGTGTTTGTGTGTATTTTAGTGCATAATCTAATATAATAGACAAAAAAAACTAcaagaattattttttaatgaaactagCCCGACGAGTATTTAGCACAATTAGAAATATAAAACTCATCATGGAAATTGTGATGCCATTTTGTTCAagattattttgttttgattcagCGGGCTTTATATTAGtttcaatcaatttttttaagATTGCCTTTACATCTACTTTCCCTGTTTTGATTTGTGCTAGTTGTGTGATTGTAATTGAGATgtcaaactttttattttcttcttgtgTTTGCATCtaaatatatgtaaatttgATGATTTATTGTAATATTTGTGGTTTGCAAATGTGAAGATTTTTGAGTTCATGCCAAGTAAATTTTAGGTATACAAATATgttaaacttaaatttttgcatgcaataaaaaaaatcatttgattttaggGTAATTTTTTTGGCTAGCCCACCCATAAAAATTTTTTTGGCTCCGCCATTGATAGTACCTAaaattttaacatatatatatacacacacctttataaaatataatactttgtaaaacaaatataattataacTAAATCAAAGATAATATCGTCTTCCTCATTACTAAGTCTAGTTGTACTTAGGAACTATGTCATAAAGTCTTGAaatgttataattatttattttattataagtAATTATAGAAAACTTCAAAAGAAATAAGGGTGAGTGACCACAATTATAGAGAATTTTAAGGAAAATAAAGGCTAAATGTCACAATTACAGGGAAATTCAAAAGGAAATAAAGGTTGGATGGAACAATTATAgggaatttaaaatgaaataaaggctGAGTGAgcaattgtaacatcccacatcgtccaagggagtggatcctgtaagccttatatgtatattctcatctctacctagcacgaggccttttgggagctcactggtttcaggttccatcggaactccgaagttaagctagatcgcgtgagagcaatcccagaattggtgatccactgggaagttctcgtgtgagttcccagaaacaaagccgtgagggcgtggtcgaagcccaaagcggacaatatcgtactatggTGAAGTCGAGCCCGGAATGTGGTGGGAATTACAGGGACtttaaaaggaaataaatcCTTAGTGGAACAATTATTAGTATAgggaatttaaaggaaaataaaggCTGAATGGAGTAGTTATAGGGAATttgaagagaaataaaactatgctaattaaaaataagatttgGAGAGTCTTTCTTGTTCGTTCAAACTTGAAGTCTCCAACATTTTAGAAATAGCCATagattttgaaggaaaaaaaatgcccaaGTTGAATGCCTGGGCATGCCTTAGCCGCCTAGGCGCGCCCCAAATGCCACCCTATGCCCACCCCCACAAAACAGAGGCGAAAACCCAACCGCCCAGCCTCCAAGACCGCCTAAGCGCGCCTCGAACCgagttttttaaaacactgcTCACTACTACTCATAACTAGCTACTACTTTCAAATTCGAAGCTTTACTGAACAAAGTCAgaagagctctctctctctctctctctctctctctctctctctctctctctctctctctctctctctctctctctctctctctctctcaaacactCAGAAAAACACATTAACCAATATCGACTTTGAAATTGTGTGTGCTAATTGATGCATGTATAGCTAACAACTGGTTGGCAATAGCTACTACTATCTTAGACTTGAGTAACAATATTCATGTTTTCTTAATTTACGGAAGAGTAAAATTTTAGAAATCCCCCCGAAGTTATACGAACTTAACTTCTTATTGCCCTTACGTGGCGGTGTGCACTTGCCTTGATATAATGGCAATTTGGATGAAATGTGAAGAAAATAGACAGTATGGGGAAATTGGCTACAATCATTCATTTGAGTCCTTAGCTTACTAAAAACAAAAGTTCAAAGAGTAAACCAGAAGGCAAATACAAGTTCATGGAGTATTTTGGCAATTTACTTAACAATACTCTTCTTGTTGATAATGATATTGTAGTTAACTTCCTTACATCcacgtttaatcaaatttcgtAATTAAAAGTGGATTATAAGCATGCCTGAATGTAAGCATTCAACCAAAACAAATTCGTAATGGTTACAGAGACACAAAAATATCTTTCAAACACTTGATGCATGGAGACACGAAAATCTTTTTCAAACACTTGATGCATGACATGGTAATACACGTACAATCACGTATATCTATGAATATGATTGTACTATATATTGATAAGTCAATTTCGTGGGTAAGTACATTAAAAAGCTGTTGTGTCACTGGTACTATTTTGATTAGGGCAACATGTTCCACATCCATCACATAAGTTGAAAAAGAGAAATCACGATTCAGAAACCAACTCACAgtacaatgattttttttatacacaTTCTTTGGGGGCACGGTtaattttgattcattttactGCCAACAAAAGTTAACTttgaagagagaaaagggaagaaagaTGGACAAAACCTGCCCAAGTTGATCAACAGGTTCCAGAATTTGGCATTCACCACTATAAATTTCATGCAGTTGTTGGTAGATTCGGTTAATGCAAATACATATCTAGGAAtaagaattagggtttcttcCTTCTGGCTAAGCAATGCCAATAGGAAGACGATCTTTTTTTGTCAGATATACTGCATCAGTAGAGTCTtctggaaaaaagaaaaaacgtgGTTGTGTTTTTCAGGAGAGGAGAGAGTGGTATTGCCCGTGGGTTAGGACCACCAGACAAAATTAAGTCTCtaaattatttatttcaaaaaaaaaaaaaaaaagcccttaAACTCTTAAAAATTATCAATTTCATTTCTTACTCTGAAACTCTTATTGTCACGAGTAATAATTCAAAGACTAAATCAGCAATTCACCTATCTATATATGATACCCCTTTGGATTCGTTCTTTGATTTAAAttttcgaaagaaaaaaaaaaagaagaaatttagGCTTGTTTAATAATCATTTAGTCTTTacctcaaaaacaaaaaaaaaaaaaaaatcatttggttttttgtttttggttttcatttgTTGTGTCagtaataaaaattgaaatacataGATAAAATGATGGATGAAGAAGAgtgaatatagaggatgatacaaagaaagacaaaataaaatgtaaattaaaaaaactatattacattgttttcactttttaagattttgtttttattctctcaaaaaaaaattgtttttattcattcttcttcattttttcccCTCTTCCATCACTTTTCATGATCCCTCCTTTTCACTATATAAAACgaaaaaagagaataaaaaactaaaaatgagaTAATTATCAAATGGGTTCTAAGATTTTGAATAATTAATTCGAGCATCTGTAGTATTTGCAGTGCCCAACCATAGATAACTCACTCTAGTGAAAGCAATTGAAACATCTTAAGCAGAAATCATACATCGGTTACCATTTTAGTAGTTCAGTCCTCTATGAGCAAGGACTCTCAAAGCAATCGAATCAACCACCAATCCTTTTCTCAAGTCAAGTAGTATccaaaaataacaataaaataaaaatatctgtACAATTTATTATAGTTTTGCATACATGGGATGGGATGTGTACTACTAGTATAGTTTAAAATAGAGCTTATCAAGATTTTAGACTAATTTATGTAAAAGGTATTCAATTATTTCCATTACGTCTTCTTCTTAGACGTCTTCCATAAAAAATTTGTAATGATTATATATCTTAAATTGACATCGACAAGTACACGAAGGTTtgtatattattattaagggatgatttgaaactattacaataatttaggaaaaTAGGCAGTTTCGAACCCGAGAAGCA encodes the following:
- the LOC137711536 gene encoding zinc finger protein CONSTANS-LIKE 6-like gives rise to the protein MITDKKAANAMGGNTARACDSCLVKRARWFCAADDAFLCQRCDASVHSANQLASRHQRVRLQGSSVKANASVQLIVEQAAPAWHKGFKRKARTPRHNKKPGFAAKDEQEKVGLHPPLPFVPEIGCQEANLMEDEENEDLERLLYRVPIYDPFAAELCNISSSDQVGNNTGAIDLDDEEIEIRNTGNDLDNLGGFLRSEMELAEFAADVENLLGGGLDEDCSDIKGVLGLLDEGKEVKVEEEVEGIEFNPSILDWNLYYDQSSAVPVLMGSEEDKEEEGKVVLFMGAQSSDEIGFMENKQILMKRKNICLKLDYEAVITAWASQGSPWTTGTRPELNPDEGWLDCMGMWPTEIHQAHGDSAGCVSGRGDDPRREARVSRYREKRRTRLFSKKIRYEVRKLNAEKRPRMKGRFVKRTTSSFGGVGSSSSNAPAAAFPYLMINK